The following coding sequences are from one Petrotoga sibirica DSM 13575 window:
- a CDS encoding UDP-N-acetylglucosamine--N-acetylmuramyl-(pentapeptide) pyrophosphoryl-undecaprenol N-acetylglucosamine transferase, translating to MRKNEELKVVFSGGGTGGHYYPALSVIKYLDRCYNKLDVIYFTTKGRIEEKKLPTDFPKAKLIPLNTKGLERPLYNVKNINRAFEVLRNKRKVEKIIKEFKPVFGFLTGGYVTVPVGLALKKQNIPFYLHEQNSILGISNKVLSRWAKKVFVSYEETKLNDKFILTGNPVRTPENEIPRTYLRSFGIKDLNKRCILVFGGSLGSNEIDELMYRVYKKEKINNYIHITKNQEKFKQFPNVFTFEYIENLYELMAVSDEVISRAGATTLAEIQFYDLSAILIPWKGAAENHQLKNALSLQKKGKVVVFDEENVEIDELINFLNQIQPKNEKFIYTPKINKATESIVNNIDEIL from the coding sequence ATGAGGAAGAATGAAGAGTTAAAAGTTGTTTTTTCAGGAGGCGGTACAGGAGGCCATTACTACCCTGCCCTATCTGTAATAAAATATCTAGATAGATGTTATAATAAGTTAGATGTGATATATTTTACAACAAAAGGAAGAATCGAAGAAAAAAAGTTACCTACAGATTTTCCAAAAGCTAAGTTAATTCCTTTAAATACCAAAGGTCTAGAAAGGCCATTATACAACGTTAAGAATATAAACAGAGCCTTTGAAGTTTTAAGGAATAAACGTAAAGTTGAAAAAATAATAAAAGAATTCAAACCTGTTTTTGGATTTCTTACTGGTGGGTACGTAACCGTTCCCGTGGGGTTAGCTTTAAAAAAACAAAATATTCCTTTTTACTTGCATGAGCAAAATTCAATACTTGGAATATCCAATAAAGTACTATCTAGATGGGCAAAAAAGGTTTTTGTAAGTTACGAAGAAACCAAGTTGAATGATAAGTTTATTCTTACGGGTAACCCTGTAAGAACGCCTGAAAATGAAATACCACGAACTTACTTGCGTAGTTTCGGAATAAAGGATTTAAACAAAAGATGTATTCTAGTCTTTGGAGGAAGCCTTGGTTCTAACGAAATAGATGAATTAATGTACAGAGTATACAAAAAAGAAAAAATTAACAATTACATACATATAACAAAAAATCAAGAAAAGTTCAAACAATTTCCCAATGTTTTTACTTTTGAATATATAGAAAATTTATATGAATTAATGGCTGTATCCGATGAAGTAATATCAAGGGCAGGAGCAACAACTCTCGCGGAAATTCAGTTTTATGATCTTTCTGCTATTTTGATCCCATGGAAAGGTGCTGCCGAAAATCACCAATTAAAAAACGCTCTTTCCCTTCAAAAGAAAGGGAAGGTTGTTGTTTTCGATGAAGAAAATGTGGAAATTGATGAGTTGATCAACTTTTTAAATCAAATTCAACCAAAAAATGAAAAATTTATATACACTCCTAAGATAAATAAAGCAACAGAAAGCATAGTTAATAATATTGATGAAATTCTATAA
- a CDS encoding FtsW/RodA/SpoVE family cell cycle protein — translation MNPQRMVIKRNLIFYLIILGITLFVGVLFIYSSLFAISDIKEINPEQKFQTYIIALILGFLGAITAFMLSDTFTKSKHIMIALFTFLNLILVIVLFTQPIADVKRWINIGPFQFQPSELAKLIIPAFLAFYYTQIQNKKNLLINVIFPILVCGISIFLVFLEPDLSSAIIITMVTLITMFLGIRDKKVMLFFVVFTLVIVSALFTFQDNLLQTYQISRFTNSDDFQSQRSRDAIANGGLIGTGPFAGEFKYYVPESYSDFIISVIGEEWGKFGIVMVVTLFFFLSHELVYLAYLTRDHATFIFCGATASWIFIQVVINTLVGLGVPWMPVTGVTLPLVSYGNSSMIVTLISIGWGLGLIYHNSELTRSDEEE, via the coding sequence GTGAACCCCCAACGCATGGTGATAAAACGAAATTTAATCTTTTACTTAATAATATTGGGTATCACTCTATTTGTAGGTGTATTATTCATCTACAGTTCTCTTTTTGCAATTAGTGACATTAAAGAGATAAACCCAGAACAAAAGTTTCAAACTTATATAATCGCTTTAATTCTTGGCTTTTTAGGTGCGATAACAGCTTTTATGCTCAGCGATACTTTTACAAAAAGCAAGCACATTATGATTGCTCTTTTTACATTTTTAAATCTTATTTTAGTTATCGTTTTATTCACGCAACCTATCGCCGACGTAAAAAGATGGATTAACATTGGACCTTTCCAATTTCAACCATCAGAACTTGCAAAACTTATTATTCCTGCTTTCTTGGCTTTTTATTACACTCAAATACAAAATAAAAAGAATCTATTAATTAATGTAATTTTCCCTATTTTAGTTTGTGGAATCAGCATATTCTTGGTGTTTTTGGAACCAGACCTCAGTTCTGCCATTATAATAACAATGGTAACATTAATAACGATGTTTTTGGGAATAAGAGATAAAAAAGTTATGTTATTTTTCGTTGTTTTTACATTGGTTATCGTCTCAGCTCTTTTTACCTTCCAGGATAACTTGCTTCAAACCTACCAAATTTCAAGATTTACAAATTCTGACGACTTTCAAAGTCAACGTTCAAGAGATGCCATTGCAAATGGTGGGCTGATTGGTACAGGACCGTTTGCAGGAGAATTTAAATACTATGTACCAGAATCTTACAGTGATTTTATTATATCCGTTATAGGAGAAGAATGGGGAAAATTTGGGATAGTGATGGTAGTAACTCTTTTCTTTTTTCTATCTCATGAACTGGTGTACTTAGCCTATCTTACGAGAGATCACGCTACTTTTATATTCTGTGGAGCTACAGCCTCATGGATCTTCATACAAGTTGTCATAAACACATTGGTAGGATTGGGAGTGCCATGGATGCCGGTTACAGGAGTGACTCTTCCCTTGGTAAGCTATGGAAATTCTTCTATGATAGTTACCCTAATATCTATAGGGTGGGGTTTGGGATTAATATATCATAATTCGGAGTTGACAAGATCAGATGAGGAAGAATGA
- the alr gene encoding alanine racemase — MKGRETVAYINIDKYFENLNYIQNQTKTNIIPVLKANAYGHGMLPLAKQLFNEGYSMLAVAYLEEALQILKEGITLPILIFNYFSPTDFKELLEFAHFLRPTITSYTFLEKVCDILGKDIDKFKFHINVDTGINRIGTKEERLPQLIKLIKDKNVQIEGVYSHFANADEKDDFTRVQFEKYKSLLDYIISSGIDVEKKHISNSAAALFFPEYSLDYVRPGIATYGLQPSTTHKIDQLKPILELKSIVASIHTLQPHDTIGYGRTYEVQKKMKTAVVPIGYADGYFRVLSNKGEVLINGKRCKILGRVSMDQIVVDVTDNNVSIGDEVVIIGKQKYDEISAEEVAESAFTINYEVTSRISQRVRRIYIRGGKYFE, encoded by the coding sequence TTGAAGGGTAGAGAAACGGTCGCATATATAAATATTGATAAATACTTCGAAAATTTAAATTATATACAAAACCAAACAAAAACAAATATTATACCGGTTTTAAAAGCAAACGCTTATGGACATGGTATGCTTCCTTTAGCAAAGCAATTATTTAATGAAGGTTACAGTATGTTGGCTGTTGCTTATTTGGAAGAAGCTTTACAAATCTTAAAGGAGGGGATAACTCTCCCAATTTTAATCTTTAATTACTTTTCGCCAACAGATTTTAAAGAGTTATTAGAATTTGCTCATTTTTTAAGGCCAACAATTACTTCGTATACATTTTTAGAAAAAGTATGTGATATACTAGGGAAAGATATTGATAAATTTAAGTTTCATATCAACGTGGATACTGGAATCAACAGAATTGGTACAAAAGAAGAAAGATTACCCCAATTAATAAAATTGATAAAAGATAAAAACGTTCAAATAGAAGGTGTTTATTCCCATTTTGCCAATGCAGATGAAAAAGACGATTTTACCAGAGTTCAATTTGAAAAATATAAGAGTTTATTGGATTATATAATTAGTTCAGGCATAGATGTTGAAAAAAAACATATATCTAATAGTGCGGCTGCTCTTTTTTTCCCCGAATACTCCTTAGATTATGTGAGACCAGGAATCGCCACTTATGGTTTACAACCATCCACAACTCATAAAATTGATCAATTAAAGCCTATTTTAGAACTAAAAAGCATTGTCGCGAGCATTCATACCCTCCAACCCCACGATACTATTGGTTATGGGCGAACTTACGAAGTACAAAAAAAGATGAAAACAGCCGTTGTTCCTATAGGGTATGCGGACGGTTATTTCAGGGTTCTATCCAACAAAGGGGAAGTTTTAATTAACGGGAAGAGATGTAAAATATTAGGTAGAGTATCTATGGATCAAATAGTAGTGGACGTTACTGATAATAACGTATCAATCGGTGATGAAGTTGTAATCATTGGGAAGCAAAAGTACGATGAAATAAGCGCAGAAGAAGTAGCTGAAAGTGCTTTTACTATAAATTATGAAGTAACCTCAAGAATATCTCAAAGAGTTCGACGTATTTACATCAGGGGAGGAAAATATTTTGAATGA
- the murC gene encoding UDP-N-acetylmuramate--L-alanine ligase, translated as MKYYFSGIGGIGMSSLALYTAYKYGIKNVLGSNNEMNERVEYLIKKGIKVKLKQDSDLPDIDFLIKTTAIKDTNPELIEAKKRKITVLNRMQLLNSILQEHTSIGITGTDGKTTTTAMVSQIFKNVGKDPTVFLGGIHNSLEDGNFRYGNGIIIAEVDESDGFIEETKTNFSIVNNLRPDHLEHYDNKFEKLENSLYKFARNTKDLVILNGDDVHLSKWHLNENKVLYFGQGEKADYTIKNRRQYNGYQVFELHHKNTHIGDIILNLPGLHYAYDALASAVLSLEFGIDFKTIKETFQSYNSVGRRFNVLYDKDNLSIIDDYAHTPDEILATIKATKENFPKRKLITIFQPHRYTRLYFHINDFIDVLKYSDEVLVYRIYSAFEEPINGVDERKVVEALNSQSTFSKFYNSEEEIISDLLLERNAVLLFVGAGDITDIAKKLSKYKKNLDIS; from the coding sequence ATGAAGTATTACTTTTCCGGGATAGGTGGTATCGGTATGAGTTCCTTAGCCTTATACACAGCTTATAAGTATGGAATAAAAAACGTGCTTGGATCGAACAATGAAATGAACGAAAGAGTAGAATACTTAATTAAAAAAGGAATAAAAGTCAAATTAAAACAGGACTCTGATCTTCCTGATATAGATTTTTTAATTAAAACAACAGCAATAAAAGATACCAATCCAGAACTTATAGAGGCAAAAAAAAGAAAGATAACTGTTCTTAATAGAATGCAACTACTCAACTCGATATTACAAGAACATACCTCAATAGGCATCACTGGAACAGATGGAAAAACCACCACAACCGCTATGGTTTCTCAAATATTCAAAAATGTTGGTAAAGATCCTACTGTTTTTTTAGGTGGAATACATAATTCACTAGAAGATGGCAACTTTAGATATGGAAATGGAATAATAATAGCGGAAGTCGATGAAAGTGATGGCTTTATAGAAGAAACAAAAACAAACTTTTCCATCGTAAACAATTTAAGACCTGATCACTTAGAACACTACGATAATAAATTTGAAAAGTTGGAAAATTCTCTGTATAAATTTGCTAGAAACACTAAAGACCTTGTTATATTAAATGGCGACGATGTTCATCTATCCAAATGGCATTTGAACGAAAATAAAGTTTTATACTTTGGACAAGGTGAAAAAGCTGATTATACTATAAAAAACAGAAGGCAATATAATGGATATCAAGTGTTTGAACTTCACCATAAAAATACACATATTGGAGATATAATTTTAAATCTTCCCGGGTTACATTACGCTTATGACGCACTAGCTTCAGCGGTACTTTCTTTAGAATTTGGAATCGACTTTAAAACAATAAAAGAAACTTTTCAGAGTTATAATTCAGTTGGAAGAAGATTTAACGTACTTTACGATAAGGATAATCTATCAATAATAGACGATTATGCCCACACACCTGACGAAATTTTAGCAACTATAAAGGCAACAAAAGAAAATTTTCCAAAAAGAAAATTAATAACGATATTTCAACCACACAGATACACTCGTCTCTATTTTCACATAAACGACTTTATTGACGTTCTAAAATATTCCGACGAAGTATTAGTCTACCGGATATACTCAGCTTTTGAAGAACCTATTAACGGTGTTGATGAAAGAAAAGTTGTTGAAGCGCTTAATTCACAATCTACATTCTCCAAATTTTATAATTCTGAAGAAGAAATTATATCAGATCTTTTACTAGAAAGAAATGCTGTTTTACTCTTTGTTGGTGCGGGTGACATAACCGACATAGCAAAAAAACTATCAAAATACAAAAAAAATCTTGACATCTCTTAA
- the dnaK gene encoding molecular chaperone DnaK: protein MSAKEYVVGIDLGTTNSAIAWVKPDGNPEVIPNSEGKRTTPSIVSFTKDGQILVGEPAKRQAILNSDRTVRSIKRYMGSDYTVKIEDKVYTPQQISAYILKKLVKDAEEYLGGKIKKAVITVPAYFNDAQRQATKEAGEIAGLEVLRIINEPTAASIAFGLDRSDEERKIVVYDLGGGTFDVSILDIGEDIIEVIATSGNNHLGGDDFDQRIVDWLADEFMKEYKVDLRKDKQALQRLKEAAESAKIELSSKLETDINLPFITVVDGQPVHLEKKLTRAKLEELIGDLIESTRGPIENAMRDAKLSPEHISDVLLVGGSTRIPAVQKLVKNYFGKDPSKNVNPDEAVAIGAGVQASIMVGETERDLVLVDVTPLSLGVEVKGGLMEVIIPRNNKIPVKKSKVFTTSVDGQTEVEVRVYQGERPLARDNFFLGSFTLTGIAPAPRGVPQIEVAFDIDSNGIVSVSAKDLGTGKQQSMVVTGRHKLDKEQIDRMMKEAREYEEQDKKIREKIEMRNQADDLIYQTEKMLRENGDKIPDDLKANIEEKTKELKQALEEDNIGKIKIVKDELQQEIMKVGQYIYQNQNPGATAGTTNPGNDPEN, encoded by the coding sequence ATGAGTGCAAAAGAATATGTTGTAGGTATAGACTTAGGTACTACTAATTCAGCTATTGCTTGGGTAAAACCAGATGGTAACCCTGAAGTAATACCTAATTCGGAAGGAAAAAGGACAACGCCTTCTATTGTTTCTTTTACTAAAGACGGTCAGATATTAGTAGGTGAGCCAGCTAAAAGACAAGCTATTTTGAATTCAGATAGAACTGTGCGTTCTATTAAAAGATATATGGGAAGTGACTACACCGTAAAAATCGAAGACAAGGTATATACACCTCAGCAGATAAGTGCATATATACTTAAAAAGCTGGTTAAAGATGCAGAAGAATATTTAGGTGGAAAGATCAAAAAGGCTGTTATAACTGTTCCTGCCTATTTTAATGATGCTCAAAGGCAAGCTACAAAAGAAGCAGGAGAAATCGCTGGATTAGAGGTCCTAAGGATAATAAACGAACCTACCGCAGCTTCCATAGCTTTTGGTTTGGATCGATCCGATGAAGAAAGAAAAATAGTTGTGTATGATTTAGGTGGTGGGACCTTCGATGTTTCTATTTTGGACATAGGAGAAGATATTATAGAAGTTATTGCCACTTCTGGGAACAACCATCTAGGAGGGGACGATTTTGACCAAAGAATAGTTGACTGGTTAGCTGATGAATTTATGAAAGAGTATAAGGTTGATTTAAGAAAAGATAAGCAAGCATTACAAAGGTTGAAAGAAGCTGCTGAATCTGCGAAGATAGAGCTATCAAGTAAACTAGAAACGGATATAAATTTACCTTTCATTACGGTTGTGGATGGTCAACCTGTTCATTTAGAAAAGAAACTAACAAGAGCTAAATTAGAAGAACTCATTGGAGACTTAATAGAATCAACAAGAGGACCTATTGAGAACGCAATGAGAGATGCTAAACTTTCACCAGAACATATAAGTGACGTTTTACTCGTTGGTGGTTCAACAAGGATACCAGCTGTTCAAAAATTGGTAAAAAATTATTTTGGGAAAGATCCTTCAAAAAATGTCAATCCAGACGAAGCAGTCGCAATTGGAGCGGGTGTTCAAGCCTCTATAATGGTTGGAGAAACTGAAAGAGATCTAGTTTTAGTGGATGTTACTCCTTTATCTTTAGGCGTTGAAGTTAAAGGAGGATTAATGGAAGTTATTATACCAAGAAATAACAAAATTCCTGTGAAAAAATCTAAGGTTTTTACAACATCTGTTGATGGACAGACAGAAGTTGAAGTAAGAGTTTATCAAGGTGAAAGGCCTTTAGCAAGAGACAATTTTTTCTTAGGAAGTTTTACGTTGACAGGTATTGCTCCAGCACCAAGAGGGGTTCCTCAAATAGAAGTTGCTTTCGATATTGATTCTAATGGGATAGTAAGTGTATCAGCTAAGGATTTAGGAACCGGTAAGCAGCAATCTATGGTTGTAACTGGAAGACATAAATTGGATAAAGAGCAAATTGATAGGATGATGAAAGAAGCTAGAGAGTACGAAGAACAAGATAAAAAGATTAGAGAAAAAATTGAGATGAGAAACCAAGCGGACGATTTAATCTATCAAACAGAAAAAATGTTGCGTGAAAACGGAGATAAAATCCCTGATGACTTAAAAGCCAACATAGAAGAAAAAACAAAAGAATTAAAGCAAGCTTTAGAAGAAGATAACATCGGTAAAATTAAGATAGTCAAAGATGAGTTACAACAAGAGATTATGAAAGTTGGACAATATATTTATCAAAACCAAAACCCAGGAGCAACTGCAGGAACAACAAATCCAGGAAATGATCCAGAAAATTAA
- a CDS encoding amino acid ABC transporter permease yields MSFVEIVESSWVYMVEGIWVTLFLTLISVVIGFFLGVLLAVAKTYGNKLFYYISYVFIEIIRGTPLLVQLFILYYSLPVIGIRLSPLLASIIAFFLNSAAYQAEYLRGAIQSINSGQMQASLSIGMKKWQAIRLIILPQALRRFIPSWTNEFIYLLKYSSLSYIVGVPEIMAQAKFVASRNFEFFQVYLFAALIYLVLVTFFGEIFRYVEKKMKIPGTLTYARNRT; encoded by the coding sequence ATGAGCTTTGTTGAAATTGTCGAAAGTTCCTGGGTTTATATGGTGGAAGGTATATGGGTTACACTTTTTTTAACCTTAATTTCAGTAGTTATAGGATTCTTTTTGGGCGTTTTACTGGCAGTTGCTAAAACGTATGGTAATAAGTTGTTCTATTACATAAGCTACGTTTTTATCGAAATCATAAGAGGTACGCCATTACTTGTTCAACTTTTCATTCTTTATTATAGTTTACCTGTTATTGGGATTAGGCTTTCCCCATTATTAGCTTCAATAATAGCCTTTTTTTTAAATTCCGCCGCTTATCAGGCAGAATATCTAAGAGGGGCTATTCAGTCGATAAATTCGGGGCAAATGCAAGCATCTTTATCAATAGGAATGAAAAAATGGCAAGCCATTAGATTGATCATATTGCCCCAAGCGTTAAGAAGGTTTATCCCTTCTTGGACAAATGAATTTATCTACCTATTAAAATATTCTTCTCTTTCTTATATTGTTGGAGTACCAGAAATAATGGCTCAAGCTAAGTTTGTAGCAAGTCGTAATTTTGAATTTTTTCAAGTTTACCTTTTTGCTGCCCTCATATATTTAGTATTGGTCACATTTTTTGGAGAAATATTCAGATATGTTGAAAAGAAAATGAAGATACCAGGTACACTCACATATGCCAGAAATCGCACTTAA
- the argS gene encoding arginine--tRNA ligase, which translates to MEIIDLIKNQINTTLSDIGVTDIEYNFTIETPPKDDLGDFSSNIAFLLTKRLRKSPQEIAQILKEELDKSPFFEKVDNVKGFLNFFISPQIYQRICSKILSNPKTYGKFDIGKGQNIQFEFASINPTGPITVAHGRQAVMGDVLANIYEQAGYVVQREMYLNDAGRQIKLLSYSLWVRYNEILGSNYEIPEDGYKGEYLIDTAKKVLNKYGEKFKDKWDEETEVIFRKEVLEDMLKTMLSTLEKINVNFDVVFSEQLLFKNKMVEKTLNDLKSKGYVYEKDDAVWFKVSDLINENDKVLIRSKDSMPTYFCDDIAYHYYKYQRGFDTVIDIMGSDHHGHIPRMMASIKALGLPEDFLKIILHQFVNIKKGNEIIKMSTRSGEFFTLDDLIKNVGKDAVRYFFAMVDPDTTLNFDIDLAIKKSNENPVYYVQYAHARISSIFKEAQKRGIEYELFLGLENLKENEEKLLMRELALFTDVLTKAVIQNKPNLLTQYLERVASRFHHFYNKLSVLNAENYELIQGRLNLCQATKIVIARGLSILGVNAPQSM; encoded by the coding sequence ATGGAAATAATAGATCTCATAAAAAACCAGATCAATACAACTTTGTCTGATATAGGTGTTACTGACATTGAATACAATTTTACCATTGAAACTCCTCCAAAAGACGATTTAGGAGATTTTTCATCCAACATTGCATTCCTATTAACTAAACGCTTGAGAAAATCACCACAAGAAATTGCCCAAATTTTAAAGGAAGAATTAGATAAATCTCCTTTTTTTGAAAAAGTTGATAATGTAAAAGGTTTCTTAAATTTTTTTATTTCTCCCCAAATTTATCAAAGGATATGTTCTAAAATTTTAAGCAACCCAAAAACTTACGGAAAATTTGATATAGGTAAGGGTCAAAATATACAGTTCGAATTTGCAAGCATTAATCCCACCGGCCCCATTACAGTTGCTCATGGAAGACAAGCTGTTATGGGAGACGTTTTGGCAAATATCTATGAACAAGCTGGATATGTTGTTCAAAGAGAAATGTATTTAAACGATGCGGGAAGACAAATAAAACTTCTCTCCTACTCCCTATGGGTAAGATATAACGAAATTCTAGGTTCAAATTATGAAATACCTGAAGATGGTTACAAAGGAGAATATCTTATAGATACCGCAAAAAAAGTATTAAATAAGTATGGAGAGAAATTCAAAGACAAATGGGATGAAGAAACCGAGGTTATATTCAGAAAAGAAGTCCTCGAAGATATGCTAAAAACTATGTTGAGTACACTGGAAAAGATCAACGTGAACTTTGATGTGGTCTTTAGTGAACAATTATTATTTAAAAATAAAATGGTTGAAAAAACCTTGAACGATTTAAAGTCTAAAGGCTACGTATACGAAAAAGATGATGCGGTATGGTTTAAAGTATCAGATTTGATAAATGAAAACGACAAGGTATTGATAAGGTCTAAAGATTCAATGCCCACATACTTTTGTGATGACATTGCTTACCATTACTACAAGTACCAACGAGGTTTCGATACCGTGATTGATATAATGGGTTCTGACCACCATGGCCACATACCAAGAATGATGGCTTCAATAAAAGCACTAGGATTACCAGAAGACTTTTTAAAAATAATCTTACATCAATTTGTAAATATAAAAAAAGGTAATGAAATTATAAAAATGTCAACGAGAAGTGGTGAATTTTTCACTCTTGATGACCTTATAAAAAATGTTGGGAAAGATGCAGTTAGATACTTCTTTGCGATGGTTGATCCTGATACCACATTAAATTTCGATATTGATCTGGCTATAAAAAAATCCAATGAAAATCCAGTTTATTACGTTCAATATGCTCATGCAAGGATATCCAGCATATTTAAAGAAGCACAAAAGAGAGGAATAGAATATGAATTATTTTTAGGCTTAGAAAATCTAAAAGAAAACGAAGAAAAATTACTAATGAGGGAGTTAGCCTTATTTACCGACGTGTTAACCAAAGCTGTAATTCAAAACAAGCCTAACTTGCTTACCCAATATTTAGAAAGAGTAGCCTCAAGATTCCATCATTTTTACAACAAACTCTCTGTTCTCAACGCAGAGAATTATGAACTTATTCAAGGCAGGTTGAATCTCTGCCAGGCAACAAAGATTGTTATAGCAAGAGGTTTGTCTATTTTGGGAGTAAATGCACCCCAAAGTATGTGA
- a CDS encoding 5-formyltetrahydrofolate cyclo-ligase, whose product MMTKKEIRDIILKKRLDLEQEKYEKYSQRIVEKLRNQIKKMEFDSIALYYPISKEVDVLPLIEELLKTQKKVYLPKVLGKQMKMGRVKRFDRLIKSKFNIPEPIDDEFSSKIDLYIIPAIAYDFNGYRIGYGGGYYDRYFIQSPKSYLIGVVFNFQLISSFPTHSNDLKVDFIITEKNEIEIK is encoded by the coding sequence ATGATGACGAAAAAAGAAATTAGAGATATTATTTTAAAAAAAAGGTTGGATCTAGAACAGGAAAAATACGAAAAATATTCTCAAAGAATAGTAGAAAAATTGAGAAATCAAATCAAAAAAATGGAATTTGATTCTATTGCTCTCTATTATCCCATTAGTAAAGAAGTAGACGTTTTACCTTTGATAGAGGAATTGTTAAAAACTCAAAAAAAGGTATATTTACCCAAGGTCTTAGGTAAACAAATGAAGATGGGAAGAGTAAAAAGATTCGATCGCTTGATTAAAAGTAAATTTAATATTCCAGAGCCCATCGATGATGAATTTTCCTCAAAAATTGATCTTTACATAATTCCTGCAATTGCCTATGATTTTAATGGATATAGAATTGGATACGGTGGAGGATATTACGATAGATACTTCATTCAAAGTCCAAAGTCTTATTTGATAGGGGTGGTATTCAACTTTCAATTAATTAGTTCTTTTCCTACTCACAGTAATGATTTAAAAGTTGATTTTATTATCACTGAAAAAAATGAAATAGAAATAAAGTGA
- a CDS encoding GNAT family N-acetyltransferase: MQKTFNFDSFNLTLKELKSKEDLLDDDFEFTKLEIAEFLEKNLGKYGDPLEEIISSIDYAFSNEKGKGGFVLVLHNDDSIVGAVVINDTGMEGYIPEHVLVYIAVDKDCRGKGIGNNLLKETITRCDGDISLHVEYDNPARKLYEKVGFESKYAEMRYKS; encoded by the coding sequence GTGCAGAAGACATTCAATTTCGATTCATTCAACTTAACGTTGAAGGAACTAAAGTCAAAGGAAGATCTATTAGACGACGATTTTGAGTTCACCAAGTTAGAAATTGCAGAGTTCTTAGAAAAGAATTTGGGAAAGTATGGAGATCCATTAGAAGAAATTATTAGTTCTATTGATTACGCCTTTTCCAACGAGAAAGGAAAAGGAGGATTTGTTCTGGTACTTCATAATGACGATAGCATCGTAGGTGCTGTTGTTATTAACGATACGGGTATGGAAGGATATATCCCTGAGCATGTGCTGGTATACATAGCTGTTGATAAAGATTGTAGAGGGAAGGGAATAGGTAATAACCTTTTGAAAGAAACAATCACCCGATGTGACGGGGATATATCCTTGCATGTGGAATACGACAACCCGGCTAGAAAATTGTACGAAAAAGTTGGCTTTGAATCCAAATATGCTGAGATGAGATATAAATCATAA
- a CDS encoding nitrilase-related carbon-nitrogen hydrolase, whose protein sequence is MFKVSVVQYKPELFEIKKNVDKVMNIIGGVESNFIVLPELAFSGYAFSSKKEIEETYESPLEEIGYAFKTFKEFSKDTGISVVYGFNEKHEDKYYNSSILINSDGTFKIYRKTHLFFREKLFFTPGDTGFWVQNVNGINVGLAICFDWYFPESFRTLSLLGADLILHPANLVLPYCQEANKIRSLENKIYIATSNIWGTQRNGKIEYSFTGKSQVTSPDGEVLFRLSEQGDFVETVEIDERKSRDKSINEYNDLFKDRNSKYYFHS, encoded by the coding sequence ATGTTTAAAGTTAGTGTAGTTCAATACAAGCCGGAACTATTTGAGATCAAGAAAAATGTAGACAAGGTCATGAATATCATCGGAGGGGTTGAAAGTAATTTTATAGTACTTCCAGAATTGGCTTTTTCCGGTTATGCATTTTCCTCCAAAAAAGAAATAGAAGAGACTTATGAATCGCCTTTAGAGGAAATTGGATATGCATTTAAAACCTTCAAGGAATTTTCAAAAGATACGGGTATAAGTGTAGTATATGGTTTTAACGAGAAACATGAAGATAAGTATTATAATTCATCAATATTGATCAATAGTGATGGGACATTTAAAATATACAGAAAGACTCACTTGTTTTTCAGGGAGAAATTGTTTTTCACCCCTGGGGACACAGGCTTTTGGGTGCAAAATGTTAACGGTATCAATGTAGGACTTGCGATCTGTTTTGATTGGTACTTTCCAGAGTCTTTTAGAACATTGAGTTTATTAGGAGCAGATTTAATTTTGCATCCAGCAAATTTGGTTTTGCCATATTGTCAAGAAGCTAATAAAATTAGATCTTTGGAAAACAAGATTTATATTGCTACGTCTAATATTTGGGGAACGCAGCGTAATGGTAAAATAGAGTATTCTTTCACGGGAAAAAGTCAAGTAACTTCACCTGATGGCGAGGTGCTTTTTAGATTATCAGAGCAAGGGGACTTTGTTGAAACAGTTGAAATAGATGAAAGAAAATCTAGAGATAAAAGTATAAATGAATACAATGATCTCTTCAAGGATCGAAACTCAAAATATTATTTTCACTCTTAA